The Desulfovibrio psychrotolerans genome includes the window TCTCGCTCTGACCTTTGCGGGCACGTTTCTGCTTGCTTCCGCATGCTCCGTGCTGAACCAGGTGCAGGAACGTGACACCGATGCCCTGTTCAGCCGAACGGCCGTACGTCCTTTGCCAGCGGGGCGGCTTACGCTCATGCAGGCACAGCTCTGTGCGTCTGCATGTTTCGCTCTGGCACTGGCCTGTTTTGTTGCCTTAAACGATTGGGCACTTCTCTGGTTGTATGTTGTGATCATTGTTCTGTACAACGGCGTGTATACTCCGTTGAAACGCAGAACAGCTTTTTCTCTTCTGGTGGGTGCCGTGCCCGGAGCATTGCCCCCGGTTACGGGCTGGATTGCCGCAGGTGGCAGCGTGTGGGACACCGCGCTGGGGGCGCTGTTTGTTGTGTACTATCTTTGGCAGGTGCCCCATTTCTGGCTCAGGGCGGAGCGCGATGCGGATGAATATGCGCGCGCCGGCCTGCCCGTGCCTATTCTGCATTTCGGCGCGACCCGATATGCACGCCTGTTGCGGGTATGGTTCCACGCCTATATTGTGGGGTTGCTCATGTTGCCCCTGTTCTCGTTTATGCATACCACGGCCATGCGCGTTTCCGTGACATTGTGCGCTATGGCTGTGTTGCTTGCTGTGGGATTGCTGCTGCATGCAGGGCAGAACAGGCGGGCGCTGCACTGGATTAACGCCTCGCTTCTTGCCGTCATGGTCCTGCTGCTGGCAGACAGGATGTGGCTGGCTCATGGAATGCTGTAACAGACTGTTGGGAAAGACAATGCGTTGTATCTTGCTGAAAGAGCAGGGCCTTTTGTAGTTACATTGTTTTCTCGACCGCCGGTTGTTTTTTAGCGCGATGTTTTGCCATTTCCGGGTTTGCTGTGGAAATGGACTTTTTAACGGCTCTTACTATAGCGAAAGGATTGGGCACGGAGTATGGATACCCGGTTGATCATGTGGATTCACCCGTTCATGCAGACTGTTGCAACCATTGCCGGATTTGCCGCCATGTACTGGGGATTCAGGCGATTTCAGATGCTGCATCTCAAGCAGAAGGTGCTGTTCCCGTGGAAGAGCCATGTCCGATGGGGAACGGTAGCCTTGCTGCTATGGGCAGTGGGGCTGGGAGTGGGGTTGTTTGCCGCTCATGCCGGGTGGGGTTCTATTTTGCTCACGCAGGTGCATTACATGGTTGCCTTTGCCGTGGCCCCGCTGTGTGTGACGGCATATGCCACCGGGTACGTGATGGATAAATACAAAAAGAAACGCACCGTTCTGAATGTGGTGCACGGCCTGAATAACCTGCTGCTGTGCCTGCTCATCTGCATACAAGTGGTAACAGGAGTTTGGGTGATTAAGGTGTTTCTCATGTACTGAAGGAAGAAGCGGTATTGCCGCATACGGGAAAATAATAAAGCCGCCGTGCCTTGGGCATGGCGGCTTTGCAGTTTGTTGTGCTTTGCTGCCTGCTGATGAAAAGAGGTTTTCGCAGCAAGTCAGCAGGTTGCTTGATAGTGCAGAACCCCGCTACAGTTCGCGGCTGTCGAACACCCGTTTGGCCTTTCCTGCGGAGCGTTCTATAGTGCGCGGTTCCACAAGGCGGACCTTGGTGGAAACCCCCAGAAACTCCTTTATGGTCTTCTGGATGCGTCCCTCTATGCGTTGCAGATTCTTGATGGCATCGGAGAACATGGCCTCGTCCACTTCCACCTGAATTTCCATATGGTCCAGGTTGCCTTCTCTGGTGACGAGGATGCGGTAATGGGGAGATGCTCCTTCGGTCTCCAGAATGATGGATTCAATCTGCGAGGGGAATACGTTGACACCGCGGATGATAAGCATGTCGTCGCTGCGCCCGGTTACGCGGCGCATGCGCACATGGGTTCTGCCGCAGGAACAGGGTACGTAGTTCAGGGAACTGATGTCGCGCGTGCGGTAGCGGATGAGCGGAATGCCTTCTTTGGTCAGAGTGGTGATGACCAGTTCGCCGGTTGCCCCGGGGGGCAGTTGCTCTCCGGTTACGGGATCGATGATTTCCGGCAGGAAATGGTCTTCATAAATATGCATGCCGTCTTTGGCCACCGCGCATTCCATGGATACGCCCGGCCCCATGATTTCCGATAGGCCGTAGATATTCACGGCGGTGATGCCCATTTTTGTTTCAATATCGGCGCGCATTTCATCCGTCCACGGTTCGGCACCGAAAATGCCGATGCGCAGCGGCAGGGTGCGGATGTCTATGCCTGCTTCCAGCGCGGCCTCGTGAAGCACAAGTGCGTAAGAAGGCGTACTGCACAGCACTGTTGCGCCAAAATCACGCATGAGCTGCACCTGCCGCTTGGTTCCGCCGCCTGATACCGGAATGACGGTGGCCCCAAGGCGTTCTGCTCCATAGTGAGCACCAAGCCCGCCGGTGAACAGCCCGTATCCGTAAGCATTATGAATGAAATCCTGCCGTGATGCCCCGGCGCACATGAAGGAACGCGCCATGAGCTCTGCCCAGTTGTTCACATCGCGTTGCGTGTAGCCCACAACCGTTGCCTTGCCTGTGGTGCCGCTGGAGGCGTGAAGGCGCACGATGTTTTCTTTGGGAACGGCAAACAGCCCGAACGGATAATTGTTGCGCAGGTCCTGCTTTTCGGTAAACGGCAGATACTTCAGATCGTTGAGAGATTTGATGTGCGCGGGCTGAATGCCTGCCTCATCAAACCGTTTGCGATAGTGCGGCACGTTGGCGTACACGCGTTCGCAAAGGTTTTGGAGCCGCCGCAACTGGAGCGCTTCCAGTTCCTCGCGGGGAAGCGTCTCACGCTCAACGTCGAATATCATACCGTATCTCCTGCGTCTGAGTGGAAAAGAGTAGCTGTTTGTACTGTATACCGGCAACAGGCACCAACTACCGTGATGTGCCTCATTCCCGGCGTGCGGTCAAGGTGTGCCCCGGTAAGGAGGCATGCTGCAACCCCGGTTGTCCGTTACTCTTCCGTCATTTGCCTCGGCGGACAGAATACGTTAGGATTTGCCTTTCATTATCGCATAAAATGATATGCAAGGAGTTTCCATGCCTGCTGAGACGCATATAGGTGGTCTGCCGGAATCTTTTCGTGAACTTGTACTGCAAAACCGCAGCTATCGCCGTTTTGCTGAATCTGAACGTGTTTCCGTCAAACTGCTTGAAGAGCTGGCGGAACTTGCCCGCTGCATTCCTGCCAGCGCCAATCGCCAGCCTTTGAAGTTTGCCCTTGTTTCCGATGCGGACAAGTGCGCGGAAATATTTCCCAGTCTGGGCTGGGCCGGATATCTGCCGGAATGGAAAGGGCCTGAAGCCGGTGAGCGGCCTGCAGCCTACATTGTCATTCTGGGCGACGACAGCATCAGCACTGACACCCAGACAGACCTTGGCATAGCCGCGCAGACCATTATGCTGGGCGCTGCCGCCTGCGGTCTTGGCGGCTGCATGATGGGGGCTATAAATAGAGAAAAGATCCACGCCACGCTTGGTCTTGCAGATACGCTGCGTGTTCTGCTGGTGCTCGCTCTTGGCCGGCCGGTGGAAAAAGTGCAGCTGGAACCCCTTGGCGCGGATGGAAATATCAAGTATTGGCGTGACGCCGAGGGCGGTCATCATGTTCCCAAGCGCAGCTTGGAAGAACTGATCGCTGCCCGGTACGCATAATCAATTACAATCGGACACCCTAATGACTGTATCCAAAGATAAGAAATTCTCCACCGTTCCCGTAGCGGAAAAGGTGGAGAACATTGTGAAATGGCTGGAAGAAAAGCATGCTTCCGATATCCTCGCGCTGAACCTTGAACGCGTGAATTCGTTTACGGATGCCGTGATCATCGTCACTGCAAAATCCGTCCGGCAGGGCCAGGCTATTGCCGAGCATGTCTATGCCATGGCCAAACAGGCAAACTACGAATATCTGCGTGTGGAAGGAAAGGATTCCGGCCAGTGGATTCTGGTAGACCTGAACGATGTGGTCATAAACGTTTTTCAGGAAGACGTGCGTCGGCTTTTCAATCTGGAAAGCCTGTGGGCCGATGCCGCCATACTGAACACAAACGAGTCTGAACACGCATGAGCACCCTTACCCCCACGCTGCTGCTTATTCTGGATGGCTGGGGCATGGCCCCGCAAGGGGAGGGGAACGCGGTCTCCTTGGCCCGCACCCCCGTGCTGGACAGTCTTCCGCTTCGGTTTGCCCACGCCCGCCTCACCTGTTCAGGCAGGGCGGTGGGGCTGCCCGAAGGGTTTATGGGCAACTCGGAAGTGGGGCACATGAATATCGGTGCCGGGCGCGTGATCTATCAGGACATGACGCGTATAGACGTTGCCATTGAAGACGGCTCCTTCCGGGCCAATCCCGTTCTCGGCAAACTGCTTGCCGACATCAAGGCCTCGGGGGGCAGGCTGCACCTTATGGGGCTTGTCTCGGACGGGGGGGTGCACAGCCATATCCGCCACATTGTTGCTCTGCTGGAACTGGCCCGGGATGCCGGAGTGGAGGTCCTTGTTCACGCCTTCATGGATGGACGGGATACCGGCCCCACAAGCGGCAAGGGCTATCTTGAAGCCTTGCAGGGCGCCATGGACAACCTCAAGTCCGGCCGCATAGCCACGATTTGCGGCCGGTATTATGCCATGGACCGTGACAAGCGATGGGACCGTGTGCAGGTGGCGTGGGATTGCCTTGTGCATGGCAGGGGGGATTCTGTACCCGAGGCGGTTGCTGCTGTTCAGGCTGCGTACGATGCGGGGGTAACGGATGAGTTTATCCGCCCCAGCGTAATCGTGGAAAACAGAGACGGAACGGAATTACAACCTGTGGCTCCTGTGCAGGATAATGACGGGATGTTCTTCTTCAATTTCCGTGCTGACAGGGCAAGGGAGCTTACCCGCGCGTTCATAGATGATGCTTTTGAAGAGTTTCCCCGCGGCAGAAGGCCGAAGCTTGCCGGATTTGCCACCATGACCGCCTATGATGCAATGTTTCCGCTGCCTGTGGCATTCACCAAGGAGGCGGGCACGGACACGCTGGGTGAGACGGTTGCACACGCGGGGCTGCGGCAGCTGCGGATTGCGGAAACGGAAAAATACGCCCACGTAACCTATTTTTTCAACTGCGGACGGGAAGAACCTTTTCCGGGTGAAGACCGTATTCTGGTAAACTCCCCCCGCGATGTGGCCACCTATGACCTCAAGCCGGAAATGAGCGTGCCTGAGGTGACGGAACGGCTCTTGGAAGCATGGAAAAGCGGTGCATATGATCTTGTGGTCTGCAATCTCGCCAATCTGGACATGGTTGGGCATACCGGGAGCATTCCGGCCGCCGTGGCCGCCTGCGAAGCTGTGGATGGCTGCGTGGGACGCATTCTGCAGGCAGTGCTTGATTCCGGTGGCCGGGCTCTTGTCACCGCAGACCACGGCAATGCGGAAGAGATGCTGGATGCCAAAGGCCTGCCCCAGACTGCGCACAGTATGAACCCTGTGCCCCTGGTGCTGGTGGAAAACAACTCGCAGGTCACCTTGCAGCGGGAAGGCATTCTGGGGGACATTGCCCCCACCATATTAGACCTTTGGGGTACGAAGCAGCCGGACGCCATGACCGGCAGCAGTCTTGTGGTTAAAGCCTGACCAGAATTGATGCGCAAATTGAAGGAGAATGGGCTTTGTCTTCACGCAACAAAAAGCCGCTTGCCCCGGTTAAGCCGGCAGGGCTGGAAATGATATTCTTTTACGGGTGCCCTCATTGCAGCCACCGGGTGCCGCTGCTGGCCCCCACGCAACCGGCCATGGCGCAATGCGATGCCTGTGCACAGCATTTTCCCATTGTGCCGGTGGATGAAAAGACACTGCGATTTATGAAGACGATGCTTGCCAACGGCAGGGCAGGCATAGATCCTGACTTCATGTAACACTTGAAGCAATAAAACCCCCGCAGGGTGCGAAAACACTGCGGGGGTTTTGCTTGGCGCAGTATCGTAACCGCCTGTGTCTTACCATTATCCCTTTGCAGCGATATAGGCTTCAGTCAGGCGCTTCATGATGTAGGAGCGCATGTCTTCGTCATCGCTTTCCAGATTAAGACACAGTGCATCTTCGCCCAGCAGTCCGCCGGGAACCCAGTCGCCGAGTTCGGCAGGGTCTGTAACCATGTCGGCGTAAAAGCATACGGAGAGCCAGCGCGCGTCCGGATCATCATCCACCACGTCCACGAGAACGAACAGTTCCCGCTCTGACTGTGCAGGGTGCGATGCGCGAAGCGAATGACTGACGCCCGGACGGCTTTTAAACTGCAGGCGGATTCCGTCCATAGCCTGCAGGTGATCACGAAAAGCCTCGAAAGCAGCCTTGGTTCTTGTCTCCGTGTCGTGCCACTGGGCAAGCAGGGCGTTCAGTTCGGTTGTCGCGTCCTGAGATAACGTGGGCGAGAGTATGGGTGAGAGCATGGGGCCTCCGGTAAAGCATTGCGAACAATGGGCGGCAGGCTGCCGCAAATGTCATGAAGTGAGTGGGTGCTTTCTCACATGCCGGGCATGCCTGTCAATGTTTCTGCCGGATTCCTCGCGGTGCTATACGCCTTCCCAGACCTTTACACCGCACGAACAATGCGTAGAATGTCGCCTGTCGGCCACGGGCCAAAGGAGAGGATATGACCAGAACAGTTCTCATGGTGCTGACGTCACATAACCGGTTTGAAGCGATAGATCGTCCCACGGGCTGGTGGTTGGAAGAGGTGGCTGTGCCGTATCTTCTTCTCCGCGAGGCCGGGGTGGAAGTAACCATTGCCTCTCCGGCGGGCGGCAAGGCTCCCATGGACCCTGCCAGCGTAGAAGCGGACGTTGCGGATGATCTGACGCGCAGCTTCCTGAACGACAGGGAAGCCATGGACTGCGTGAACGACACCATTCCCCTCGGCATGGTGCGGGCAGAGGATTATGATGCGCTGTTTTTTCCCGGCGGCCACGGACCTATGTTTGACCTCTCCGTCAGTGAGGAAGTTGCGGAACTGGTTGCCGATTTCATTCGCGAAAAGAAACCGGTAGCTGCGGTATGCCACGGCGCTGCAGCATTGCTGCTGGCTGCGGACGATACCGGTTCTTCTGTCCTAGAGGGACGCCGTATCACCGGATTCTCCAACGAAGAGGAAACGGCAGTCGGGCTGCACGAGGCGGTTCCCTTCCTGTTGCAGGAGAGTCTTATCGCCCGAGGAGCAGAGTATGTGTGCGGACCGCCATGGCAACCACATGTGGTTGAGGACGGCCTCTTCATAACGGGGCAGAACCCTGCCTCGTCCATGCCGCTGGCTCAGGCTCTGCTCAAGCGGCTTGGAATACGCAGGTCTGTGCGACCCGTTTAATTCTTCCGGACTGTTCCATACCTTATTCGCGGCTGGCCGCAGTGTGCCATGCCTATAAAAAAATAACCGCAGCGGATTGATGCCGCGCGAATGACAGGATTTTTTGCGGATGCTCCATGCTATTGGTGCCATTGTTTTTGGTCTCTGCCTTCTGGTTTGGAGTGCAGACCGCTTTGTGGACGGCGCTTCGGCCACGGCCCGTCATTTTGGTATGTCTCCGCTTCTTGTGGGCATAGTGATTGTTGGGTTCGGCACCTCGTTGCCGGAAATGCTTGTTTCTGTTCAGTCGTCATTGCAGGGTAATCCGGGCATAGCGCTTGGCAACGCCTATGGTTCGAATATTGCCAATATAGCCCTGATACTGGGCATTGCCGCCCTTATTTGCCCCATGGCCGTCCATGCGCGGGTGCTCCGCAGGGAACTGCCGCTGCTGCTTGCCGTTTCCGGCCTTTCCGTGGCCCTGCTGTGGGACGGACATATTTCCCGGCTGGATGCGCTGGCGTTTCTGGGCATCTTCTTTCTTATCATGGGCTGGTCTGTGGTGCAGGCACTGCATTCCCGTGTGGATTTTTTGGTTCCGGATGCCGATGCGCAATCAAGGGCGCGCAGCATGGCGCTGCGCACAGCCATTTTTTGGCTGGTGGCAGGCGCGGTGGTGCTGGCCATAAGCTCACGCATGCTCGTATGGGGGGCGGTGCTGGTTGCGCAGGCTTTCGGAGTGAGTGACCTGATTATCGGGCTGACCGTCATCGCCATGGGAACCTCGCTGCCTGAATTGGCTTCTTCGGTGGCTGCGGCAGTCAAGCGGGAGCATGATATTGCCATCGGCAACGTGCTGGGGTCCAACCTGTTCAACACGCTGGCCGTGGTGGGGTTGGCAGGCAGCCTGCATCCGCTGGATGTGGAACAGGCGGTGCTCTTCCGCGACATGCCGGTCATGATAGGCCTAACCTTGTCGCTTATGCTGGTCGGGCTGTGGCCCAATCCGCGTCTCAACAGGCTGGAAGGCCTGCTTTTGCTGGCCGTGTACATTGGCTATATGAGCTGGCTCGTGGTGGACACTCTGGGCTGACGCCCCGACCATCTCCCCTACTGGCGCAGCGCTACAGGCGGAAACAAAACATGGATGACCGTTCTGTCGAAGCACATGCTGCTCCTTCGGGGGAACCCGACATTTCTTCCGCCTGCAGGAAGAGACGGACGTTTCGGCCCAACGTGTTGCGCTTGCTCGGTCGCCTGTTTTTTCTGGTGCTTCTGCTGGGTGGGCTGGATATGGGCCGCTATCTGGTCTGGCCCGATGTGGCAACACTTAAGACAGAGAATCCGGCTTCAACGTCTTTCATGGAATACCGTCAGCGCCAGTGGGAAGACAGCGGCAGAAAACACCGCATCCGGCATGAGTGGGTACCGCTCGGGCAGATTTCACGCCATCTGGTTCTCGCCGTCACCATTGCAGAAGATGATAAATTCTGGACGCATCAGGGGTTTGATGTGGAGGGAATGCACGAGGCGCTGCGACGTAACCTTGGGGAAGGGCGTCTTGCCGCCGGTGGGAGCACCATTACGCAGCAACTGGTGAAGAATTTGTATTTTACCCCTGAAAAAAGCGTGCTGCGCAAGCTGCGTGAGGCCATCCTTACATGGCGTGTGGAAAGAAACCTGCCTAAAAAGCGAATTCTGGAACTCTACCTGAACAACATTGAGTGGGGTGACGGCATTTTCGGAATAGGCGCGGCAGCCCGTCATTACTACGGAAAATCTGCCTCTGCGCTTACCCGGCAGGAAGCGGCAAGTCTGGCCGCCATTTTGCCCAATCCCCTTGCGTGGAAGCCGGATTCTTCATCCCGGACGGTGCAGTACCGCAAGCGGATTATCCTGCAACGTATGCAGCGGAGAAATTCCGGCCCTTAGCCATTTATGGGGAAAAGAACCTGCCCGACTGTGAAATGTTCGGATAGCCGCGCGTGGCTGACAATGCCCCTGGAAACAGGCTGAACAATACGATAGCGGGCGGATAAGGGGCGGATAAGGGGCGAAAAAGAGCAGGTAAAATTCGGCCAGAATTCAAAAGGATGTTCAGTTCCCGCTGCCATCTTTGGGCGAGGCGGTTCTTCTGTCTGAAGCTTCCTGACCTGCCGCACCAGCATCTTCCGTTACATCAAATTGCCGCACATGGTGCAGCGGAACAAAGCTGAGCGTTCTGTCCAGCCGGGTTATCTGCAGCGTGTTGGAGTCTGTAATATCCCATGAAAGACAGGGAATGCTGACAACGCCCCCGTCAGAATAGCGGATGGAGAGAGTGTAGCGCAGAGGGGCCTTTAAGCGCACCGCGTTAAGGGCATTCTGGTTGGCCACATCTGCCTTCATGGCAATAATCCAGTGGAGAATGGCCTTTTTTTTGTTTTCCAGCGTATCGTGCTGCGGGCACAGGCCAACCTTCTGGCTGTCCGGCGCAGGAACAAAGCCGTGGATGAATCCGCCCGTGGCGTCCTTGCCGCATATGAAGCAGGGAACCATGCCATTATCTCCGTTATGCGATATGTCTGAAAAGAGGCATTCCCCGTCCGGAATGGGAGGCGGGGAATGCCGGTTCTATGTATTCTCTCAGGTGTGTAAAGACGATTCTGGATATTGTTGAACCGAAAACGGACCTGTTTTCAAGTCTGTATCAATCCAGAAAACTGCCATCTTTAATCGTTCCTGCAAAACGGACTGTTAGCGTTCCTTAAGATACCGGATGCCGTTCTCCAGCAGCACAATCCCAAGAGAGCCGCCTTCGCCCGCCGTCCAGCCGGGATGGTTGGTGGGGTGGTTGTAGGCTTCCGGATGCGGCATAAGCCCCAGAATACGGCCAGAGGGGTCGGTGAGTCCGGCAATGCCCATGGGCGACCCGTTGGGGTTTTTCGGGTATTCCTGCGTGGGTATACCCGTTTCCGGGTCCGCGTACTGCAGGGCGATGAGATTGTTTGTGGTAAGAGCTTCACGCACCGAATCATCGCGGAATACAATTTTTCCCTCGCCGTGTCGGACGGGAAGGTAGAGCATGTCCACGTTCCTGGTGAACACACAGGGGCTTTGCGGGTTTGCCTTCAGGTGTACCCAGCGGTCTTCAAACCGTGCGGAATCGTTGTGCGAGAGTGAAACCTGACGGTCAAGGTAGGCTCCGTCCACGGCAGGCAGCATGCCCAGCTTGACCAGCAGCTGGAAGCCGTTGCAGATGCCCAGAATGATACCGCCTTCGGCATGAAAGGTCTTTAGCTGGTCCAGCAACGGCTCGCTGTGTTGCGTGGCGGCGTGTCTCCATCGCTGTGCCGCTGCGAGAGCGGAGCCGAGATCGTCGCCGTCCAGAAAGCCGCCGGGAAAAATGAGAAAGTTGTAGTCAGTGAGCCGGACTCGTCCGGCGACCAGATCGGAAAAAAAGGCGATGTCTGCCGTATCCGCGCCGGAAAGACGTGCCGCATGGGCCGATTCCACCTCGCAATTCGTGCCGTATCCGGTAATAACCAGCGTCTTAGCCTGCGCCATTGCTGCAATGTCTCCTGAAAAGTTGTCGTGAAGAAAAAAGGTTCTTTACTTGCTCCACCTGTTCATGTAGAGCCTGTCGCTTTTGGGATGCGCCGGAACTGCCTGCGGCCTATTGCGGTCTGTTAGGGGTCCACCTGCTACAGGGCGCTGCCTGCACAACATTGCAGAGCAGGGCAGGGACCGATGATCATAGTTGCACACCGAAGAACAGTCAACGGCTGACGTTCGCAGAAATTTTGTGTATATCTGAACGGATGTGTTGAATTCCGACAGTTCATGGAACTCGGCACCAGTTTTTTCAAACACATACCCTTAGGCAGGAGTGTATGAAGACCAAGTTCATATTTGTTACCGGTGGGGTTCTTTCCTCTCTGGGCAAAGGTCTGGCCGCAGCCTCGCTCGGAGCGCTGCTCAAGGCGCGCGGATTGAGCGTCACCATCCAGAAGCTGGATCCCTACATAAACGTTGACCCGGGTACCATGAACCCTTTCCAGCACGGCGAAGTGTATGTGACGGATGACGGTGCGGAAACCGACCTTGATCTCGGACACTACGAGCGGTTTCTCAACGTACCCATGAGCCAGAAAAACAACTATACCTCCGGCTCCATCTACCACCGCGTTATCACCAAGGAGCGCAGGGGAGATTATCTGGGCGGAACGGTGCAGGTCATTCCGCACATCACGGACGAGATCAAAAAGAGTGTCCTTGAACTTGCCAGTGACGATCTGGACGTTGCCATCATCGAAATTGGCGGCACAGTAGGCGATATTGAGGGGTTGCCGTTTCTGGAGGCTATTCGCCAGTTGCGCGGCGATCTGGGACGCGAACACTGCATGTACATACACCTGACGCTGGTGCCCTATCTGCGCGCCGCAGGCGAGCACAAGACCAAGCCCACCCAGCACAGCGTGAAGGAACTGCGTTCCATCGGCATTCAGCCCGACATAATTATCTGCCGTTGTGAACAGCCCATCAGCGACGATTTAAAGCGCAAGATTGCCCTGTTCTGCAACGTGGATTCCGATGCTGTGTTTTCTGCGCAGGATGTGGGCAATATTTATGAAGTGCCGCTCTTCTTCTACGAAGAAGGACTGGACCAGAAGGTCGCCATTATGCTGCGCCTGCCCGCCAAAAACGCCGACCTGACCGCATGGAAAAACCTCATCCACACCTTCAAGAACCCGGCAGGCTCCGTGCGTATAGGTATTGTGGGCAAGTACGTTGACCTGAAGGAAGCGTACAAAAGCCTGCACGAGGCTCTGGTTCACGGCGGCGTAGCCAACAAGATAACCGTGGAACTGGAGTACGTAAATTCCGAAGAGATAACCGAAGACAATGTTGCCAAGCGCATGAAACCGCTGGACGGCATTCTGGTTCCTGGCGGTTTCGGGCATCGCGGAGTGGAAGGCAAGATAACCGCCATTCGTTATGCACGCGAAAACAAAATTCCCTTCTTCGGAATCTGTCTGGGCATGCAGCTCGCTGTTATTGAATATTGCCGCAACGTTCTGGGGATTGCCGGAGCCAATTCGGAAGAATTTGACGAACTGGCCAAGGACAAAGT containing:
- a CDS encoding nitroreductase family protein, which encodes MPAETHIGGLPESFRELVLQNRSYRRFAESERVSVKLLEELAELARCIPASANRQPLKFALVSDADKCAEIFPSLGWAGYLPEWKGPEAGERPAAYIVILGDDSISTDTQTDLGIAAQTIMLGAAACGLGGCMMGAINREKIHATLGLADTLRVLLVLALGRPVEKVQLEPLGADGNIKYWRDAEGGHHVPKRSLEELIAARYA
- a CDS encoding type 1 glutamine amidotransferase domain-containing protein, with amino-acid sequence MTRTVLMVLTSHNRFEAIDRPTGWWLEEVAVPYLLLREAGVEVTIASPAGGKAPMDPASVEADVADDLTRSFLNDREAMDCVNDTIPLGMVRAEDYDALFFPGGHGPMFDLSVSEEVAELVADFIREKKPVAAVCHGAAALLLAADDTGSSVLEGRRITGFSNEEETAVGLHEAVPFLLQESLIARGAEYVCGPPWQPHVVEDGLFITGQNPASSMPLAQALLKRLGIRRSVRPV
- a CDS encoding phosphoribosylformylglycinamidine synthase subunit PurQ — its product is MAQAKTLVITGYGTNCEVESAHAARLSGADTADIAFFSDLVAGRVRLTDYNFLIFPGGFLDGDDLGSALAAAQRWRHAATQHSEPLLDQLKTFHAEGGIILGICNGFQLLVKLGMLPAVDGAYLDRQVSLSHNDSARFEDRWVHLKANPQSPCVFTRNVDMLYLPVRHGEGKIVFRDDSVREALTTNNLIALQYADPETGIPTQEYPKNPNGSPMGIAGLTDPSGRILGLMPHPEAYNHPTNHPGWTAGEGGSLGIVLLENGIRYLKER
- a CDS encoding calcium/sodium antiporter, yielding MLHAIGAIVFGLCLLVWSADRFVDGASATARHFGMSPLLVGIVIVGFGTSLPEMLVSVQSSLQGNPGIALGNAYGSNIANIALILGIAALICPMAVHARVLRRELPLLLAVSGLSVALLWDGHISRLDALAFLGIFFLIMGWSVVQALHSRVDFLVPDADAQSRARSMALRTAIFWLVAGAVVLAISSRMLVWGAVLVAQAFGVSDLIIGLTVIAMGTSLPELASSVAAAVKREHDIAIGNVLGSNLFNTLAVVGLAGSLHPLDVEQAVLFRDMPVMIGLTLSLMLVGLWPNPRLNRLEGLLLLAVYIGYMSWLVVDTLG
- the rsfS gene encoding ribosome silencing factor, translated to MTVSKDKKFSTVPVAEKVENIVKWLEEKHASDILALNLERVNSFTDAVIIVTAKSVRQGQAIAEHVYAMAKQANYEYLRVEGKDSGQWILVDLNDVVINVFQEDVRRLFNLESLWADAAILNTNESEHA
- a CDS encoding DUF4079 domain-containing protein, whose translation is MDTRLIMWIHPFMQTVATIAGFAAMYWGFRRFQMLHLKQKVLFPWKSHVRWGTVALLLWAVGLGVGLFAAHAGWGSILLTQVHYMVAFAVAPLCVTAYATGYVMDKYKKKRTVLNVVHGLNNLLLCLLICIQVVTGVWVIKVFLMY
- a CDS encoding protoheme IX farnesyltransferase, coding for MRIAMRDTPAHKEESAPVAHDGALKHGDTISGRHSGREILPDSCARAACALFRLPVSFMVAVSSAFGYLLVQPVPDIRLALTFAGTFLLASACSVLNQVQERDTDALFSRTAVRPLPAGRLTLMQAQLCASACFALALACFVALNDWALLWLYVVIIVLYNGVYTPLKRRTAFSLLVGAVPGALPPVTGWIAAGGSVWDTALGALFVVYYLWQVPHFWLRAERDADEYARAGLPVPILHFGATRYARLLRVWFHAYIVGLLMLPLFSFMHTTAMRVSVTLCAMAVLLAVGLLLHAGQNRRALHWINASLLAVMVLLLADRMWLAHGML
- a CDS encoding phenylacetate--CoA ligase family protein: MIFDVERETLPREELEALQLRRLQNLCERVYANVPHYRKRFDEAGIQPAHIKSLNDLKYLPFTEKQDLRNNYPFGLFAVPKENIVRLHASSGTTGKATVVGYTQRDVNNWAELMARSFMCAGASRQDFIHNAYGYGLFTGGLGAHYGAERLGATVIPVSGGGTKRQVQLMRDFGATVLCSTPSYALVLHEAALEAGIDIRTLPLRIGIFGAEPWTDEMRADIETKMGITAVNIYGLSEIMGPGVSMECAVAKDGMHIYEDHFLPEIIDPVTGEQLPPGATGELVITTLTKEGIPLIRYRTRDISSLNYVPCSCGRTHVRMRRVTGRSDDMLIIRGVNVFPSQIESIILETEGASPHYRILVTREGNLDHMEIQVEVDEAMFSDAIKNLQRIEGRIQKTIKEFLGVSTKVRLVEPRTIERSAGKAKRVFDSREL
- the gpmI gene encoding 2,3-bisphosphoglycerate-independent phosphoglycerate mutase, translating into MSTLTPTLLLILDGWGMAPQGEGNAVSLARTPVLDSLPLRFAHARLTCSGRAVGLPEGFMGNSEVGHMNIGAGRVIYQDMTRIDVAIEDGSFRANPVLGKLLADIKASGGRLHLMGLVSDGGVHSHIRHIVALLELARDAGVEVLVHAFMDGRDTGPTSGKGYLEALQGAMDNLKSGRIATICGRYYAMDRDKRWDRVQVAWDCLVHGRGDSVPEAVAAVQAAYDAGVTDEFIRPSVIVENRDGTELQPVAPVQDNDGMFFFNFRADRARELTRAFIDDAFEEFPRGRRPKLAGFATMTAYDAMFPLPVAFTKEAGTDTLGETVAHAGLRQLRIAETEKYAHVTYFFNCGREEPFPGEDRILVNSPRDVATYDLKPEMSVPEVTERLLEAWKSGAYDLVVCNLANLDMVGHTGSIPAAVAACEAVDGCVGRILQAVLDSGGRALVTADHGNAEEMLDAKGLPQTAHSMNPVPLVLVENNSQVTLQREGILGDIAPTILDLWGTKQPDAMTGSSLVVKA
- the mtgA gene encoding monofunctional biosynthetic peptidoglycan transglycosylase → MLRLLGRLFFLVLLLGGLDMGRYLVWPDVATLKTENPASTSFMEYRQRQWEDSGRKHRIRHEWVPLGQISRHLVLAVTIAEDDKFWTHQGFDVEGMHEALRRNLGEGRLAAGGSTITQQLVKNLYFTPEKSVLRKLREAILTWRVERNLPKKRILELYLNNIEWGDGIFGIGAAARHYYGKSASALTRQEAASLAAILPNPLAWKPDSSSRTVQYRKRIILQRMQRRNSGP